A segment of the Physeter macrocephalus isolate SW-GA unplaced genomic scaffold, ASM283717v5 random_191, whole genome shotgun sequence genome:
GGTTACCACCTCGCTGCCGTACAAGTCGAAGGTGTGGATAGGGTCGGATGCTGACTTGTAGTGATGTGTGGGCTTCTGCTCCAGCTCCCTCCAGACAGTCAAGGAGTGGTCAGAGGAGGAGCTGACCAGGACACTGCCCTCCACCGCCTGCCCGGGGAGAGCAGGGCCTCAGCAAGGCCCTGGGTCTTCCTGTTTCCTCCCCCAGTGTCTCCCAGGAAGACAGGGCGCCCTGAGCCGGGGACAGGCTGCCACCCTCCCACGTTATATTAACGTTAGTTAACAGGAATATGTTAAGTGTCACCAACCTAGTCATCGTTATAATTTGGGCACTCACTACGTCAAGCATTGGATTAGGTACATTAAACGTCTTACCGTggttaatcttcacaacaactctacGAGGAAGGTGTTgtcattgttcccattttacagaggaaaacacTAAGGCTCAGCAAAGTTAAGTAATCATACAAGGTCACAGAaccaataagtggcagagccaggattaacACCCAGGCTGACCCCAGAGACCTCCTGATGCTTTCTTGGAAAGTCAGAATTTAGAGGCACCCAGAACCCGGGATCCCCTGGGGGGCCCTGGAGGGAACCAGGGGCGGCCTGCCCCCAGCAGTGGCAGTGCCTGTCCCCTGGCTGCCACTTAGGATGGGGAGGGAGTCCCAGTTGCCTGGAAAAACCCTCCCACAAAGACCCCTGTTCCTCCCCTCCTGCACCTCCCTGAGCAGCTCCCTGAGGTCTGTGATTGAAaatgggctgggggtggaggtgggggcaggatTCCCATGCCCGATCCGCCCCTGCCCGCACCGGGACAGCCCAGCTGGGGGCATGGACTCTGCTCAGTGGTCTGGGGGCAGTAAACAGCCTCCCAGCTGAGCTTTATTTAACCTGACTGGGTCATGGACAGGGCCCGACCCCTGATCCTCCAAGCAAGACAAATATGGACAAGGGTTACTCATTAGAACATCACCAGGAAGCAGCAGGCTCAGCTCGGCCCCCCGGTTCCACCCGGCGGCCAGCCTCCTGCCGAGGCCCCCGTGGTGCAGCTGGCGCCTGACCCTCCCTGCCCATCAGTCCTCGGGCAGGTATAAGGGAGGTCAGCTGGAGCCTGTCCTGGGTGGGCTCTAAGCAGAGGTGAGGGCTGGAGCCGTCAGCCTGGAGGGGAAGGGAACCTGGTCTGTCACCTTGATCTGCAGGATGTCCCCTTCATGGGCAGGCCAGCCACGCAGAACCAGGCCCGTACGGGTGTCCAGGAGCACCATGAAGCCCGAGGAGAAGCCGGCCACCACACTCCGGCCGCTGGGGCTGACAGCCAGGGAGCGGACAAGCCCAGGGTTCAGCCCGCTGCTCAGGCGGAACTCATGCTGCGGGCAGAGGAAGGCAAGCTGAGGCGCCACCGCCTGCTCCAACCCGCGTCTCCCCGAGGTCCAGTTCATCCCCCAACCCACACAGCTGGAAGGCCTGAGCCTCGTCCCCCATCAAGGGGGGGGCTCCCCAAATCCCAGAGCCAGagtcccaccccccaccccccagggttTGCTGCTGCGGATGATCTGTCACCGAGGAGAAACTCTGTCCTGGCCTCCTCTCTTCAGGGGTCTCTCCTCCCTGCCAGgcacccaggccagggctcagggAACAGGATGCCCCTGACCTGCAGGCCAGGCTTCCGGCAGTCTACAAAGCGCAGGGTCGAGTCAGAGCTGGCCATGGTGATGCTGGTGTGGGGGGCGGGCATGACAGCCACAGCAGTCAGGGGCACCCGGCTGTCCGACGGCTCCACCATGCGAAGGGTCTTCCCTGGGAAGGAAACGGCACGGTGGATCTGTGTCCCGGCCACTGATGGAAGAGCCCCGACTCCTCCTATCTCCCCAACCGACCCTGTACCTGCCTCCCACATCCCAGGAAACCTCAATAAATGCTGCTAAAGATGTTTCTTGACCCTCCCACCTTCCTACTTCCACGGCCAAGCCAGGCCCCTCTCTTCACACAGCACCCCCGCCGAAAGCTACCTCCCCACCACCTACCCCACTGCTACTCTACCTCCTCACCCCTGCTTTTTAACCTTATTTCTGCCTACAATGATGACAAAAAATAAGTGAGCAACTGTTTACCAACCAGGTACTATGTGCTCCACGTTAAGCCAAACCCCTGTGCGTTATCTTCTAAAGCAGCTGTTctgattcccattttgcagataggaAGACTGATACTTCCAGCAGCagagtgacttgctcaaggtcactcgGCAAGTAAGTTGGCAGAGCCGATCCAAACTTGGGTATGACAGATTCCGAGTCTGAGATGCTCCCCTCTGTGGCCTCACCGGGTCACCCTCAACCACATACCATTATACCCCAACCCACCACCCTTGGTGCAATACAGGACAGCCGCAACAGAACAGGCCTCACCTGGGCCCGCTCACCTGTGAAGGGGTCCCAGACGTGCACAGCCCCGTCACAGCTCACCACACACTGCGGGGCCTCAAGCTGGCCCACAAAGAAGACACTCTTGCGGTGCTGGGCATAGACGAGGCGTGAGGCTGTCTCACTGGTGCCGTCCCCAGAGTTGTAGAGGGGCCAGAGGCGCACGGTGCGGTCCTTGCTGCCACTCAGGAAGAAGTCCTCGCTGCTCAGGGGCACCACACACTTGACGGCCCCTGAGTGGCCGGGGAAGCTCTGCAGGCGGATCTGGTGGaagtgaaagtgggcatcctgcTGGTTCACGCCGATCTCGTACTGCCAGTACGCCAGCCAGTTCCCACTCAGCCCGTGCGCGCTCCGCGGCAGCTCTCGCTTCAGCACGTTGTCCTCGCTCTGGCTGCCGAGGTCCCCGCCACCCACCCCGGAGATGGGGCCCAGCGGGCCGGGGCTCTCAGGCTGGGAGTCATCGGGGATCTGGATGCGGTTCCCGACCAGGACGCTCCCAAAGGTCCCCGAGTGGCCGTCGTCCTGGGGGCAGCCCCCACCCTGGGGGTCCCACTCAGGGCCGGTGCTGGGCGCGGCGGGCTCCACGCTGGCAGGGCTGCAATTGCTTGGGCTCATGCTCTCCAGATACAGCCCCGCCAGCTCCCCCACCAGCTCGTGGTTGGGGACGATCTTCCGGATGATGTCACCTGGATGGGAGCGGGAGAGGTCCTGAGATTAGGGGAGATGGCAAGCGATTGCCACCACCCACCCAAGGGCTTGGGAACCACAGAAGGCAGGGCAGGTACTGTCTGTGCAACTCTAAGCAAGTAACTCTtcatctctgagcctgtttcctccccaGGAAAACGTGGCTTCCTTCCTTCAGTATGGACACGTGAGCATCTTCCACGCGTGCTGCGTGCCACGCTGGGCATCAGAAACAGAACGGTGAACAAGACAGGTCACGCTCTCCCTCCCACAGCCTAGATTGCAGTGGTGGGATGACAGCATATCTGACCGGGGCTGTTCATCCTATTCAGGGCGATGACACACGTAGACGCTTGGCACAGGGCCCGGCCTATACGGGAAGCTACGTGAACAGTGGGCTGCTCGTTCCTCTCAGACAGCTGCTAAGACGTCAGTCCGGCAGCCTGGCTCCCCTGCCCGCCCCAGGGACAGGCCAGGCTGCTCCCGTGCCTCCTTGCTGGCCAAAGCTCAATCCCTGTTTATGTGTCACTGGGACTCAGGGGCCTAGGGCCAAATCCCTTTGCTCTGACCCAGAGAACTGTGCTTAACGCCCACTCCTGACtctaggggctgggggagcatgGGGCCCTCCCAGGGGAAGAGTTGTAGccacagaggctgggaggggaaCGTGATGGGCCAGTACCCAACAGGCAGGAGAAGGGCACGTAGATTGTATACGCCATCTCCAAGGTGAACACCTTCTGCAGCTCGTCCAGCAGGGTGGGGTCCACCAGCCGCAGCTGCCCGTCGGAGAAGGCCACCTTCGGCAGCTGGCCCTCACTGCGGCCCACGGACTCCAGCTTCAGATCCTGTGGGCAGGA
Coding sequences within it:
- the WDR81 gene encoding WD repeat-containing protein 81 isoform X3, with the translated sequence MVRWLSAKLGPTVASRHVARNLLRLLTSCYVGPTRQQFTVSSGESPPLCVGNVYQKRPILGDVVSGPVLSCLLHVAHLYGEPVLTYQYLPYISYLVAPGSTSGPSRLNSRKEAGLLAAVTLAQKIIVYLSDTTLMDILPRISHEVLLPVLSFLTSLVTGFPSGAQARTVLCMKTISLIALICLRIGQEMVQQHLSEPVATFFQIFSQLHELRHQDLKLESVGRSEGQLPKVAFSDGQLRLVDPTLLDELQKVFTLEMAYTIYVPFSCLLGDIIRKIVPNHELVGELAGLYLESMSPSNCSPASVEPAAPSTGPEWDPQGGGCPQDDGHSGTFGSVLVGNRIQIPDDSQPESPGPLGPISGVGGGDLGSQSEDNVLKRELPRSAHGLSGNWLAYWQYEIGVNQQDAHFHFHQIRLQSFPGHSGAVKCVVPLSSEDFFLSGSKDRTVRLWPLYNSGDGTSETASRLVYAQHRKSVFFVGQLEAPQCVVSCDGAVHVWDPFTGKTLRMVEPSDSRVPLTAVAVMPAPHTSITMASSDSTLRFVDCRKPGLQHEFRLSSGLNPGLVRSLAVSPSGRSVVAGFSSGFMVLLDTRTGLVLRGWPAHEGDILQIKAVEGSVLVSSSSDHSLTVWRELEQKPTHHYKSASDPIHTFDLYGSEVVTGTVANKIGVCSLLEPPSQATTKLSSENFRGTLASLALLPTKRHLLLGSDNGVIRLLA